One part of the Rutidosis leptorrhynchoides isolate AG116_Rl617_1_P2 chromosome 1, CSIRO_AGI_Rlap_v1, whole genome shotgun sequence genome encodes these proteins:
- the LOC139902387 gene encoding uncharacterized protein: MSVNATTAIDDVVIGMFLINSINARVLFDSGVNKSFMSLNFCDKLILSTTMLLDLLRVEVADGKTVLVTTSISEATIKIDRSLFSMTCLLLAITSFDVVLGMDWLSLHRASIKYHKKIIAFPLTNGNRAVARGERADKKTIADIPVVSEFPEIFPEEFPDLPPVREVEYKIELVQGTTLVVKALY; the protein is encoded by the exons ATGTCGGTTAATGCAACTACTGCAATCGACGATGTGGTCATTGGTATGTTCTTAATCAACTCAATAaatgctcgtgtattgtttgattccGGTGTTAATAAGTCCTTTATGTCACTaaacttctgtgataagttgataTTATCAACTACTATGTTGCTTGATCTTTTAagagtagaagtagctgatggtaagactgtTCTAGTCACAACATCTATCTCTGAAGCTACTATAAAGATTGACAGAAGTCTATTCTCTATGACATGCTTATTGTTAGCTATTACTAGCttcgatgtagtattaggaatggactGGCTAAGCCTCCATAGGGCTAGCATTAAGTACCATAAAAAGATTATTGCCTTTCCTTTGACCAATGGTAATCGTGCGGTGGCCCGAGGGGAAAGAGCGG ACAAGAAAACAATTGCCGATATTCCTGTGGTTTCTGAATTTCCAGAGATATTCCCTGAAGAATTTCCTGATTTACCACCGGTAAGAGAAGTTGAATATAAAATAGAACTGGTTCAGGGAACTACCCTAGTTGTAAAAGCTCTGTACTGA